Proteins encoded together in one Branchiostoma floridae strain S238N-H82 chromosome 18, Bfl_VNyyK, whole genome shotgun sequence window:
- the LOC118405636 gene encoding N(G),N(G)-dimethylarginine dimethylaminohydrolase 1-like, which translates to MADIFNFPTYTRAVVREIPSSLNDGLRMDGFDEIADVDKAREEHQCLVQALKDLGLEVTVLPAEDSMPDCAFVEDVCVVLGDRALMTRPADECRRLEVDSVERCMRDLGLEIHRIQDQEATLEGGDVIFTGTEFFVGESTQSNKAGHKILAETFPEFPVHSIYVTPPEVHLKGFSAMAAPGIIALVDSQNGRDGWKEMCAKSDYKYEAIWLSEDCAENCLYVNGTIVHGPERQFPESYKVFTKALADYPRIEVSTEEVYKLSAALTCQCLLF; encoded by the exons ATGGCAGATATCTTCAACTTCCCCACGTACACCCGCGCGGTTGTCCGAGAGATCCCCAGCAGTCTGAACGATGGACTCCGCATGGACGGATTTGATGAGATCGCCGATGTAGACAAAGCCAGAGAAGAACATCAATGTTTAGTCCAGGCGCTGAAAGATTTGGGGCTGGAGGTGACCGTCCTTCCAGCAGAGGATTCCATGCCGGACTGCGCCTTTGTGGAGGACGTTTGCGTCGTGCTGGGCGACAGGGCGCTGATGACGAGGCCTGCTGACGAGTGTAGGAGGCTAGAG GTCGACAGTGTGGAGAGGTGCATGAGGGACCTGGGGCTGGAGATACACCGCATCCAGGACCAAGAAGCCACTCTTGAAGGGGGTGATGTCATCTTCACGG GCACAGAGTTTTTCGTGGGAGAATCAACGCAGTCAAACAAGGCTGGTCACAAAATTCTGGCCGAGACCTTCCCAGAATTCCCTGTGCATTCCATCTACGTTACTCCACCGGAAGTTCACCTGAAGGGCTTTTCCGCCATGGCTGCGCCTGGCATCATCGCATTGGTGGACTCCCAAAATGGAAGAGACGGGTGGAAG GAGATGTGTGCAAAAAGTGACTACAAGTACGAAGCCATATGGCTGTCTGAGGACTGTGCGGAGAACTGTCTCTATGTAAACGGGACAATCGTCCACGGTCCCGAGCGCCAGTTCCCTGAAAGCTATAAG GTGTTCACCAAGGCTCTGGCCGACTACCCGCGAATAGAGGTGTCCACAGAGGAGGTGTACAAACTATCCGCTGCGCTGACCTGTCAGTGTCTCCTGTTCTAG